TGGTCGGGCGCGCTGATGCTCGAGTTCCTTGGCAACGACGGCGCCGACCCGCGCTACCGCGCCGCCCACGACGACATCCTCAAGGCCATCGAGCAGGTCATTGCCGCCGGCGACACCACCCGCGACATGGGCGGGCAGAAGTCGACCCAGCAAGTCGGCGAAGCCATCAGCGCGCTGATCGAAGGTTGAGGACCAGGGGCCGATTGTCAGAATTGTCTGACAAAACGGCCCCTTGGCTCTTGCGGGTGAAGCGGATTATCTGCAGAATCTGTTAACCAAAAGATTCACGTTAACCATTAGTTAACATAGAAGCAGGGAGTGCTGCCGCAACACCCCGGAGTGCCTGCCGGGTATAGCTAAGAACGCCAACGTCCAGGAGACGATGATGTCGCACAAAAATAAAAAGATAGATGTGTTCCTGATTACCGTGAGTTTGATTGCCGTGCTGCTCACTGTCATCGGCCTTGCAGCCTTCCCGGGCGAAGCCGAGCACGCGGCCAACCAGTTGTTCGAACTGTCGACCCGGACCTTCGGCACCAGTGTCCAGGTGCTGGTGTTCGGCAGCTCGCTGGCGGTGCTGTACCTGGCCTTCAGCAAGTACGGCAACATCCGCCTGGGCAGTGGCAAACCCGAGTACGCCACCGCCACCTGGGTGTTCATGTTCATCTGCGCCGGCATGGGTTCCTCGACCCTGTACTGGGGCGTGATGGAATGGGCCTACTACTACCAGACCCCTGGCCTGAACATCGCCGCCGCTACCCCCAAGGCGCTCGAGTACAGCATCAGCTACTCGTTCTTCCACTGGGGCGTCAGCGCCTGGTCGATCTATGCCCTGGCCTCGCTGGCCATGGCCTATCACTTTCATGTACGCAAGAAGAGCGGCCTGAACCTGGCCTCGATCGTTGAAGCGGTGACCGGCTTCAAGGCCACCGGCCCGGTCGGGCGCAGCGTCGACCTGATCTTTTTGCTGACCATGATGGGCGCACTGACCGTGTCGCTGGCGCTCACCGCCTCGACCCTGACCCGCGGCCTGCATGACCTGGCCGGCACCCCGGACACCTTCACCGTGCAACTGCTGGTGATCGGTGCGGTGGCGGTGATGTTCTCGCTCAGCTCCTACATCGGTATCGATGGCGGCCTGCAGCGCCTGAGCAAGATGGTCTGTATCGGCGCCCTGGTGTTTGCCCTGGTGGTGCTGCTGGTCGGCCCGACCCAGTTCACCATCAACAACACCGCCAACTCGATTGGCCTGATGATCCAGAACTACGTGCACATGAGCCTGTTCACCGACCCGGCCGGCGATGGTGCCTTTACCCGCAACTGGACGGTGTTCTACTGGCTCTGGTGGGTGTCCTACGCGCCAGGCGTGGCCATGTTCGTGACCCGCGTATCGCGCGGCCGGCAAATCAAGGAAGTGGTCATGGCCCTGCTGCTCGGTGGCAGCTTCGGTTGCTGGTTCTTCTTCGGTGCGCTGGAAAGCTACAGCATGCACCAGTTCATCACCGGCGCCGTCGACGTGCCGAAGATGCTCAGCGAACAAGGCGGCGAATCGGCGGTGACCCATCTGCTGCTGGCCTTGCCGTGGGGCCAGGTGTTCCTGGGCGTGTACCTGTTCATCATGGCGATCTTCTGCGCCTCGCACATGGACGCCGCCGCCTATGCCGTGGCCGCCACCAGCACCCGCAACCTGCGCGAAGGCGACGACCCGACGCCGACCCACCGCCTGTTCTGGTGCGTGGTGCTGACCCTGGTGCCGCTGGCCATGCTGTTCGCCAAGGCCTCGTTGTCGACCATGAAGACCGCCGTGGTGCTCACCGCCATCCCGTTCATGGTGATCCTGCTGGTAAAGATCTACGGCTTCTTCAAATGGATGATCGAAGACTACGGCCAGGTCCCGGCCTACCGCATCGAGGAAGAAGCGGCGCGCATGGCCGGTGAAGAACCGGCGCAAAAAGCCCCGCGCAGCGCCGCCGCAGTGCACTGATCACACACCTGTGGGAGCGGGCTTGCCCCGCGATAGCGATCTGAGCCTCGTACAGGCCAGATCGCGGGGCAAGCCCGCTCCTACAACAGCAGTAAATTTTTTT
This portion of the Pseudomonas sp. SORT22 genome encodes:
- a CDS encoding BCCT family transporter, whose product is MSHKNKKIDVFLITVSLIAVLLTVIGLAAFPGEAEHAANQLFELSTRTFGTSVQVLVFGSSLAVLYLAFSKYGNIRLGSGKPEYATATWVFMFICAGMGSSTLYWGVMEWAYYYQTPGLNIAAATPKALEYSISYSFFHWGVSAWSIYALASLAMAYHFHVRKKSGLNLASIVEAVTGFKATGPVGRSVDLIFLLTMMGALTVSLALTASTLTRGLHDLAGTPDTFTVQLLVIGAVAVMFSLSSYIGIDGGLQRLSKMVCIGALVFALVVLLVGPTQFTINNTANSIGLMIQNYVHMSLFTDPAGDGAFTRNWTVFYWLWWVSYAPGVAMFVTRVSRGRQIKEVVMALLLGGSFGCWFFFGALESYSMHQFITGAVDVPKMLSEQGGESAVTHLLLALPWGQVFLGVYLFIMAIFCASHMDAAAYAVAATSTRNLREGDDPTPTHRLFWCVVLTLVPLAMLFAKASLSTMKTAVVLTAIPFMVILLVKIYGFFKWMIEDYGQVPAYRIEEEAARMAGEEPAQKAPRSAAAVH